AAGTATCAAAGGTTTTCACATTGCACCAAGTTTTAGCTCCATTTTCAAAACTATGGTTAGCTATTTAGTTTTAGAAACATTATTGTTATACTTGATAAAAATCTATTTATGTCCGCAATcaacaattattattataattaaattctcatcaaaaaactaaaaaaaagtattccatCTGGGGCTAACAGAGATATAATAGGCCTGTCCAATAATTTTCCTTGGTGATTTTCTACCTTTTCTGTCTACCATGTGTTGTGCACACACTCTGATCTTTCACTTACTGTGCATGGGCACACTTCCACAAGCTGAAGCTAGCTAGCTTGTTAAAATAAACTGCTGTTCCTAGAGTGTCCACTTAAGGCTGGCTGCCAAAGACcccaaaaacacatacacaggggGCTTAAGGGCCACCTCAGCTACAGCTCTTTGCCTTTTACCAGGTAGACTAAACGTTAGTGTGTGAACACCattgatgggcttcaaaagtcacTGAGACTaccttcatgttttatacagtctatggttgctTGATAGAGAAAGAGATGACAAAGATATGTGCTGGGCTCCTCCCCCATAGCTCTGTTGTTGACTTGTTCCAGTCAAGTGGTTAGGGAGTGCCTTTCATTTGAATTTGGAGCTTGGCTTTACTATCTTTTGCCATCCAAAATGGTCCTTACCATCGCTAGTTTATTCAAAGTTACACTTTAACACAAgtgttgtttgattttatttttgctaCAAGTGTACATTTATACAATAATTGCAAATTTGTCTGCTCTTCAGAGCGATCCCGGAATTTGCAGCATGATCGCTGCTCTCATCATATTATAATAGTtgtttttgagtatttttaAGTAACCCTATTCTTGTTCAAACTGCCAAAACATTCCTAACTAGATTGACCTGGTGTATTCAATTTCTCAATCACCCAGTCCATCTTCCTCTGATACCTCCTCTACCTACCTGAAAAGGTAGCAGCAGAAGATGAGGCTGAGCATGAAGACGAAGAGGCCGATGCCCAGCACAATGACATACACATTGAGCGGGAGGTGATAGATGTCAGACGTCATGCTGCAGTAGTGTTCAGAGCACCGAGAAGCCAAACCACACAGGCACCCTGCAAGGAGGAGTTTGCATGTACAATTAACATACTTAACATGTTCTAAACTGGGTCCGATAAGTTTGCATGAAAAAGTTTAATACATCTTCCTCTAAAATTTCTATACTGCCATTTTGCTTGATTATCATCTGGTGAGTAACAGTTGTTGTTTGTCACAGCCTCAGGCTTTTTAGCAGGATATACAAAAACAGAGAgctactgaaacaaatatatcCAGTTGTTCGAGTTCATTATGTACTTTCCCATTTTAACCACCCTGTATTGACAATGACAACAGTGCAGGCCTAAATGGTTCAGTTTAGAATCTGCAGTTTGTACAAACAATTGCATTGCTATGAGGTTAGAGAGCATTGAGGTCTGTGTAAATCATTTTGCTTTATCGATGAATAAGTTAGCCATTAGCAAGCagtaaaaaacagtatttaaagCGTAcagtgaagaggaagagaactCTTGGCAGTGAAGTAGATTGTTGATCATTAACTACAATGCAAATCTTCATGACCAACACAGGGTTTTAGTGTCACAAGGTTTTGAGTCTTGGTCTGCAAACTGATACAAAATTGTGCCTTATGTTTGCTTGACAAAGATTATATTGGGCGTTGGCTCAACTCCttattataaaacaaaaaaacatttgtttggaaGCAGGTTTGTCCTGGGTGCTGTGGTGGCAACTGAGGCGCTCATAGGACTCCCCGTTAATTGGCTGTGAACaagacaaacatggaggacagaCGGCACTTCCGCCACACCACCATCTGTTCCACAGACTCCATTGAGGTGactgggagagtgtgtgtgtgactgaaggaTGGAGGGGTGCGGGTGTGtggtctgtctgtgtgtatctggtaGACagatacactgtgtgtgtgtgtgtgtgtgtgtgtgtgtgtatatatgttgCAGGTGGCAGGGGGTGGGGTCTATCAGACAGAATGACCCCGGGGGACTAAAGCACCATTTGGTAAAACAATAGCAGAGGAAGCCCCACTTCCACACGCCACATGTATTCCTATTAATTTGCGGCGAGGATGCTCGTTGTCAGCCTCTTGATGTCCATGTGTCTCTCTTTAGGGGGGATCAATGAGTACAGCTTGCACACTCTGGGGGGTACGGGTTGGATAATTTAACATGGTTTGGGGGTTGGGGGATTTACAAGCCATGGTAGGGGGGATGGCTAGAGTAGGAAAGACCTAGGGTAGCATTATGAGAGTTGCAATTATAAATCGAGCATTGAAGAACTTCAGAATTGGTCAACAGTGACAAAACAAGAATGTGGAattacattaaataataaataacaataaattaTCTTCAGTCTCAGACGTCATAGCTGATAAACAAACTTGACCTTGAATGCATCTTTTAGTAACTCCACTCCTCCAGTCTCTCAGTgatttaacatttcattatgtAGATTCCAAAAGCTTGCAGACTGCAGCTAGGAGTTTATGAGCTACAAGTAAGCACACGTGCTACCACCTTTTGTATTTGGGAGTTGGCAGAGAATTCTGTTCACTTACCGTTACACCATTGGAATGGTTGCATGAAATTTGACTCTTGGCTTAGCAGCAGTAAGTTCAGGCCCTGTCAGGAGAAGGCTGGAGAAGAGCCAAACTTGTGGGCCAGAGCTCAGGACACTGGATCTGTTTGGAGACTGGAGACGGACACCCTGACCTGAAGCGATCTCTTGCAGGGTGGTGTTCTTTCCTCAAAAAACAACCATAAAGATTTTGAGATTTGCTCAGATTCCACAAATCCTCAGGAGGTCCGGTTTTGTTGGCTCAGCAGTCTATGACGCCCAGCATTCCAAAATCTGGATTAACCACTCGGTGTAAAGATTGGGAGATTTGGGACTGGGGCCTGGACCAGGACAGAAGACCTCATGTGCTCCTAGATCCAAGTGAGAATGATGTCATcacgagggagagagaaggcGAGACAAAGAAATGTTGAGAAGGAGTCAATGTTTTTCACATGCCTCAAACCATGTGTTATGCAGGAGTTGTTATTGTGAAAAGCAGAATCTCACTCAGTCACAATGTCATAGACAACACAGGCTGCTGGATGACGAAAATACTCACCTTTCCAGCAGAAAAGGGGCCTCTTTGACTTCACTTTGCATCTGCAGTATCGTCCCTTCTCCAAATTCAATGACAGCCACCATTCAACATGACAGTCCTCGTCCACTGAAGGTAATTATCTGGCATTAGTCTGTGCTTTGTCTTCCTCccaaagctgctttttttaacAGAGGATTTTCACAAGTCTTAtccccctcttttctcctctgttgtccCCTCCTCCAGTCCTCAGGTCTTGCAGTGGGTATTCCTCCTCagtcttaaaaaacaaagatgtgctTCCCTCTAAGCCCAAACAAAGTGAGGACAGCTCCATGCAACAACAGTCCTGTAGCTGGCTTTGGTATTTTgctgttgagtgtgtgtttgtgtgtcagttggtgcatgtgtgtgtgtttgcataggAGGGGGGATCCTACTCTCCCTCTAACCATCTGCTTGTTcaattgagagaaaaaaaatctgagacaaaggcagtgtgtgtgcaggagtgtgtctgcgtgtgtcgtATTTAGTCTTTCCCACCTCCAGCTGGCTTTGTCATGGCAGgcttcccctcttcctctctcagtcCTTAATGGTGCTCAGCGAGCGCTTGCAATTCGCCTTTCCCTTCCTCCCCTTGCTCTCACTCTGCTCTGCCTTGGGTTTGTAAACAGATCTCTGCTCATGTGACCAGCCGTTTTGCCTCGCAactctcctctccctcagccCTCCCTCACTACCTCTGTCCTCCAATCTGTAGGCAGAAGGAAGGCAGAATGAGCCAGACACTGACGAATAGGGCGCCTGCAAGCATGctgatgtgtatgtgtctgtatgcgCACACCCATGTGCATGTATATGTGAGAGGGAGACAAGAAAGACATTTGCAGCAAAGTCAAGCAAGGCCTTGGTCAGTTACATGCGCATGGCTGATATCCTGACAACCAAAACAAAGCCATTTGTGGGAAGTTGGAGTCAGTGAGAGAAGAGATGACACAACCTCAGTCTCTATTGCCTTCCTTCCAACATACACAGAAAGTATTTTTAGAActgcagcagattttttttcatgtttgctttgtttgatcTATATATAAACAACCTGTCACTCTTTTGCcgaggaggaagaggtagaGCAGCAAAGAGGGGGAGGTggtaaatatcaataaaaaagaaaagtcgaGGAAGagagatacagaaaaaaatatcaggagaaaaagagggaaataacATAGAGAAAATCACAGCTTGGACAAAGACGTTGCCTGCATGTCCACCCCCACACCAGTGGCTATGGCTGCCAATTCGCTGAGGGAGAGAACAGCTGCTGGGCTACTGGGCGAGCTGTGAGACGGTCAAGGGGAGAGCTGCTCCACCAATCCccagggggagggagggagggaaggaaggagggagggagaggctTCAATGGGACACATGCCATTTTCATTCACCCTGcccacctccctcctcccctccagcTCTAGTAATGACATTAATGCTAAATACTGGAGAACAGCTGGATTGACGGCACAGATGCATGGGGCATTAGCGGGCATTGTATGTTAAAGAGTTTCAGTTGTAGCTAAAGGATTGTGTTTTCATTGGTGGTATGTCCACGATGGTTGTTCTGGTTAGAGCTTACACTCTTGTGaaatatgataaaaacacattgaatcaACAGTTTCTGAGAAAAGAATGCATATGAAGCAGTAAGTTATTTATAGTGAACTGTAGGGGATTGGTTGGAAAGTATTAGTGGCTTTTTCAAACTAAGAAGACAGTTCTGAAGGGTTTCAGTGAAAAGGTGCGTCTGACTGATGAAACTGGGAACTGAGCAAGAAAatgagggagaagagagggatGCAAATGTTGACATTGTTTACTGAGTGACATGTAAATTGTTTTGAAGGTACAACCTTACTTTCTTCAAATCATAAGTTTGGCTGATTGGAACTTCAGTAGCATTTTAGGGTTGTCTGCTAACGTCAAAGTTTTAAGGCCAGACATGTTTTTGCAAAGCATAATAATCTGAAATGATATCCTGTTTGCATGTTTCAAAAGCAAAGGCATTAACTTGATTCTTATAATACAGATACACTCTTGTTTCTTGGTCTAATAAAAATGAACTACTTGAATGCAGTCCACCATGctgttcatttaaatgtcatttatgGTTAAGTTAGGATACCACTGTGACctaaaatgtgatttaacaTCATGATAGAGGAGTCACAAAGTCAGAAAGCTCCCTCTGCAATGTCACTTACACACCAATAACTTGTTGACATTATCTAAAATAGGGCTGtagcagcaaaacaaacaggtgCATTAACTAAAAGCAGGAGTGTTTAGTGTGGCTTTTTGAGTAAAATTAGCATTTCTAAAGCGTAgtctcttttatccaaagataCACATTCAAATTTAAAGCTTTAAGCAGCAGGGGCTTGGACTGCATAGAGCTATCCTCTTTATCTAAATGACTCATGTGGAAGCTTTCTGTCTTTTGATTTGGAAAATGATAGGTGGTCAAACAGTCgagatcaacacaaacacaatcgaGTACAGGGTGACACTGTTGCTCTACTTTTGTAACCCTAGAATATAAACGCTTTAGATTTGTTTTGCCAAGACTTATGTTGTAatggtcttgttttttttatgcttttttaaaaatgtttttgtttctcagtgaaacaacacatttttcctGTCATTTTCTAATTTCACCTAACTGTATTTAAACCAGAAAGATTATGGCATTTTGAGTGTACAAGGTGTGGGTATTGTATCATATGTCAAACTGCTGacattaatttacatttaatcacAATTCAACTTAATGACAACATTATATTTTGAACTTATTACAAATGTCTTAATGTAAAGTGGGTTTAAATGATTCCTGAGAGTCCTGAGAGTGAAAGAAGAGCGTTTCTTTGTCCATTGAGCTCTTCAGACCTTACTGTAATACACTGCCCATTCCCTTTTCTCCACCTCAGGGGTGTGTCCCTTTACAAATCCATTTGCTGCGCCATTGGCCACTCCATTCAGTTTGCCATTGTTTTCACCATCTATTTCGTCCTTTCTCAGAGCCAGAGCTGGTTTACAGGCGTGCCAGTTCCATAAAACTTTATTCATGTCATCCTGAGCCCTGATACCCAGGAGCTTTTCTTCATCACCCTTCCTCTTATCCTCGTCTTCATCGTCACTGTCATACTTGCTTGAGCGATGACCGTGGAAGCTACGAATCTCCCCACTGATGCCCTCAAAGTACTGCTGGATGCAAACCTTGGCAAAACTCTTTGCATGCTCTTTGCAGGTATCGTCGAACATCTTGCGCTCAATGTCAATGTAATGAGACCAGTACTTTGTCTTCAGGAAGGCGGCTTGAGTGAAACATGGTCGAATAGCTCGTATCAGGAAGGCTGTCAAGGTCATCATGAGCAGAAACATCCATCCACACGCCTGTAAAAGAAAGATATAATTAGATATATTGGTGTATCAAAATAACATAAGCTTTTAAAACCCTAAACCCAGTGATTTCAACAAAATAGAGACAGAAGACAAATTTACCTATCTGACCATACTGAAGGCAATGGGAGGCAAACAGTCCCAAATGGATTTGAAAAGCATTTCTTGAAGCTTCCTGACAGTTTCACAGATCCATGTATCAATAGAGTTTTTAGAGACATGTTACTTTAACGCTTGAATAATTACCCTTCGGTTGATCAAAGACCTAAATAACAGAGTGGGTGTATTTGGATGGATTGAAATAGGTCCCAGTTCCATGAATAATACATTTGGAAGGCTTATCTATGGCCTTAATAAGCACACAGGAAAGCTTGAAGAGCTCAAAGTGCAGTGGGAAGATTTAATTTAACTACAGTTTTTGAGGAATAAATCAGGGATATTAAATGTGCTGAGTCATCAGATCCTGTGATGAAGTTATAAAAACCCACTTTTGAACCTTGCCTAAATTTAGGTCCATgcctttgatgtttttaatctgaTTATACTGACAGTTCCCAAAAATTATCAATGGCTCTGTTCTACTAAAGCGTCTCATTAGGCTATGTTATACAGGAAAAGTTGCACCCTTAAAATGTGGCATTAAAATGGAACTGGTCCATTATGTCTGCAACTGGTCTTGACAAAAGGCCTAGTTTAGAAATAATTCTTCTAACAACTGAATTATTTTCTATAGTTCTGATGTTAATGTCATGTCAGGTTGAGCTAATAAGCTAAGCTCacccacattttttaaatggacaATGCTTGGACAAAATGGACCGAgctttggggcgctggtggcgcagtggttagtgcgcgcgccccatctATGGAGGCCttgctcctccaagcgggcggcccaggcgaatcccacctgtggctcctttcctgactctctccctgatttctgaatctatccactgtcctgtctctcaattaaaggcaaaaaaattaGACAAAACTTTTAGCTAGCAGCATTAGCTGTATTCATTCAAATGAATCTTTCACATGTTGCCTCATTTTATCCTGCATTTATAAAGAGCCTTTTAACTGATTGATcgtcaaagctcctgtgagaaacttttggtttgtgttgtttctgctgccccctgcagcCAAAGCAGTACCTCTTATGTCTTTCCTGCCTTTGCCTTattcaaagtatttatttgaacaaaaaggtcacccttttttctttaatagtaaaatgtcaaattgtcATTGAGAAtctttctgtttaaaatgtaagaaaaggctgtttcttTAAACTGCAGCATTAGGAATAGTCAACCTGCTTTTTATGAatcaaataaatgcatcaatatgaatgtatttCCATCATCCCCATAGCGTCCTCACAGGagccacaggagctttaaaaagtcTCATTTGAGTTAGCACGTTTGTCTCAAGGCTACTGATGCCTCAGTTTACAACCATTCAAAGAAAGTTAAAGGAAACAATCAGCACGCTACCTGGGAGAAACACTTGATGTATCGGGATGCTGCCACTCTTATTTCGTGTTGGTCAAACAGGTCTTTGCATGGAATCCGTGCCAGCAGTCTCACCCTCTCTGCTTCTGACATCCccctaaacagactgtaattccCTGTAATCTTTTCAAGGTCCAGGTTGATGCTGAAAGCACAAAGGAAGCTCTTCCCATCCATGAGGGTGACTGACACCCATACTGCAGGTGCTATCAAGGATCTCTGTGTGATTGAACAGAACATGTAGCGTAGGATTGTTGGGTCCTTCCTTCGTTTCCCTGTGGGTCTTTTCCACTCCTCTGCGAGCACTGACACGTTATTGTTCATTACAAAACCCAGCATGAAGAACCAGATAGGTGGAATGGTGAGCAGTCCGATCCCATAAGTGTAGTTGTATTCAGGCATACAGGGGCAGTTGAACTCAAAGGAAGTGTACATCTGTGCACTAGCTAGTGCCATGATACCGCAGATCCCATTCATAAAAGACTCCTGGTTGGACTGGAGGAACTGGAACATCATACGAAACTTATCCATCTTGGGAGAGGTGGTTCAATTTTattcagatggaaaaaaaaacaaatctgtaaaaagaaaaaaagagttggaAATCTCTCAGAGGAAGGTGCTAGAAAAGGCAACTATGGATGCTGTATTATGTGATATaacaacacaaaatgtatttaaaggcCAATATGTTCAACTTATATGAATATAATAAATAGATAATTGTATTGAAGGAgaaatttaataaataatttctAGCCGAGGGCCAAGAGATTTCTATTTTCTGGTAAGCCTTTGACAGAGGTGAGTCATCAATAATGAAAgttaatgactttttttttttcacaagtggTGTTTACTACAATCTAAACGTGtgaataatttgtttttaaatgaacctCAGTCAAGATCCTCAgaaccttttcatttttttaaatactttttgcTCAGTCATGAAGATTTTTCATTATCCAACATCTTCCAAGTTTCTTTTCAGTTGCAGGTTATTAGTGTTCTATAAAGCAATAGAAACTGATTTATTATCTTATAATAATGCCAAAACTCTTAGAAGAGTGACCTCAATCGAAAGCAGTACCAGAATCCCGAATGTCACCCACAAGCTTCCAAAGTGCTATTACTCTTTTTACTCAGTTTTACATGgagagaataataataaaatcaggCATCAGAAGATGTTGATGTGAACATCTCACATCCAGATTTACACACTTACCTTTTTTCTTCAGAGTTGATAAGGCCAAAGAAAGTAAAGGTCATGCAGCGATGATCTCCATTGGGATAAACTAAAGCAGATTTATATCAGCCTGTAGCTCTGACTGAGTGTCAGGTGTTTCTCGAACTCTCGGTGATGATATTCAAAGCTGACCACATCATCCGTCGCCGAGCCCCTCCCTGCACAGGCACCTGTGTTTAGTGTGGCGTGACAACAACAACTCATTGAAAAGACACTTTCTTTACAGAAAACGATTTACACTCAGAATATATCTCCAGTCAACCCTGTTACTCTTTACAATATTTAAGTTGATTACTTTTTATTAACATAATCCGCCCTCAcagtttcatcatcattacagtctgttttcataTTTAGCTGTTACTACTACACATACGTTTAccattatattatttatttacttcatgtttatttgtatagggaCATGTATGTAGCAAGTAAACCATTGCCACAGACTACACAGCATTTATAGCCTGAGCTCCTTTGCACTGCCTGTCCCTAGaagcctttaaaatacataCTGACATTGTGGCTATAAATGTtattcactgttgttgttgttgctctgattGTCTCTATCCTTAGTTCCATTTATCAATTTATTTGCCAGGGATAATACATGTTTGTTACTTCTTATTAAAGTGCGACGGATGCAATGTATACAGGACTTCTAGCCAGGGCTAATTAGCAGTCCTTGTCCCTGGTTAAGCTTTTATGAACTAACACATGTGAAACAGCAGCATCGTAAAAACAGACATCAAAACAGCAGACAATTACAGCAGTTACAGCAGATATAAGATAACAAACAgtataaaacaaacagtaaagcACACATAGACACGTAGATTGATGATAATGGCTAAGAATAAGAATTAAGATCAATAATATCAACTATGAACAAACGAAATgaaaagagaagtaaaaaatGCTGTGCGATAATATAAAACGTTTGATCTAGTGTTCGCAGGTTGTCCTTTGTTTAAGCCGGAGGTTCTCAGCTcatctagcctcaggacccaccagcAACACCTCCATGAGAAACCCGACCAGAATTTCTGTAAAATGTGAAACTGATCAGATGAAAAATGGTTTATTTTGGATCTCAGACGGTGCAAAACataagcaagaaactgaacaaaacaaacacatttacaaagcgcttcacagactttttgacactttcacaacccaccagttgagaagcACTGGTTTAAGCCATTGTTTGGCCTTTATTGCTGATGGGAGGGTATTCTAAATCAGTGGGCCTTTAACTGAGACGGAGGACTGGCCAAATGCTGGTCTACAGTCTGCACTAACTGCACCTCTCGTCTTGGCTCCTTTACTGGAGTATGTTGACTGATCAGGTCTGGGGCAAGACCATTCACACACGTAACCATTAGCTTAATAAATGAGACATTTATGAAATGGTCAAAGCTTAATAAATATTGTTGTAATATTGTATATTgttgttcaacatgagtctggttctgctcgatgtttctgcctgttaaaaaagtaaagtttttcCTTGCTACTGTAGCACAattgttgcttagtgctcatgatggatttatGTTGGGCATTTGCAGACAATATAAccatgagtaaggtattttacctgctctttggtaaaatgtcttgagataacatttgttgtgatttggtgctttacaaataaaacatttattaattgATTACTTGTTATGTAATAGTATGTTGTTAATCAACTCACCTGAACATGTGCTTTCAGTGTTGTTTAGTTGTGGTCGTTGCAATCCAGACATGCAAAGGTGGCCTGGAACCATTCAAATATCTGCAGGTTGGCCAGGAACATTTGGTTGCTGTATAGGAGGTGGAAagtgaatctctctctctctctctttggatttgtttattCAGAACCagataaaacaaagtaaaaaagcttatcacatgcaaaataaaaagattgtaaAATCTCCAAGggatttgtttttactgataTTTTACATAATACTTTGAACTCACCTGCACCCATTGAATGAGGCAGAACCCGACAAACCAGTTAGAAGCTCACAGAAAGATAAAAGGAAGGGGCTTACTTTTTCTCCTATTCATGCATACAAACCATTTcatgcacatgttttttttataaacaatagTAACCTAATGCATCATCCTTCATACTCATCAAATAATCTATTGTCCTTCAAACTTTTTATGATTTACTCAGTGATTCAACGTAAATAGCTGATTTTATGCAGTTGTGAGTATGTAGCTATAAGCTTACAGGAAGTCTGGTGCTATCTGCTTTCTTCTGTGTATTGCACAGGAAGATGATTACAGCTGAGCACATGGGCAGGGTGTGCAGGAAATAAGTCACGACAGACGACCTACAACTGTTTCTAAAATAGGAAGAGATCACTGAGACTGTTCCTTCCTCCTTTGCAGCAATTCAAGCATCACCATCACGCTGCGTTTTTGAGAAAATTCATCGCTTGTTTTGGTGCGTATACTGTTTGCTCTTTAATATATTATGCCTTAATGTGGAGGTGTTTGATCTACAATGTTATCAAAGGACTAAAGAAAAGGGATGCTTGACAGCAATTGAGGCATAGCTTCTCTCCTACTTCCTGTGCATCTTTTCTTCATAAAATACTCTGTGTATGATTGAAGGGTTTTTTCTTGTCTagtgttttgtttagttttttacgTTTCAAAGAACACTAATATACTGTCACAAACCATTTTTAACATTTGCCAATGCTTCTGATGTGTTCACAGGCAGTCGTGAAGATGCAAGATACTCTGTTGCGTGTGTTTGTGGTGGCTGTTGGACTACTAACGTGTCCGAGAGATGACCCTGGGGTCCAAGAACGGGATGATATAACCTCAGTGGGCATGCAGAAGCACGAAGAGAGGCAGCAGATGGGAGGTGAGAAAGTGCACCACGAAATGGCATCTGTCAATGAGGAAATGACACATACTGACAGTGAAGGGCCTCTGGATGATGGACAAAACATTGCCGAGGAAGAATATCAGGCTGAAAAACCTCACATGTCGGAGGATGTGACCGCTCTCAAGACTTCACAACTTGAACATAAGCAAGAGGGAAATTCAGAGATGGGCATGGAGAGTAAGACGGGAGAAGACGTCCAGGCTGATGACTCTTTTAGAGACCTAAACAGACCACAGGGGACACGAGTAAAGCCTGAGGAAGTGGTGCTCAGCTCGAAGGAACAGTCACACCTTCACACCAAGACTTCAGAAAATGAAGCTTCAGATGCGGCCTGGGAGAGAGATTTCCTCTGGTACCTATGGAACACATGCTCCATAATTTCCATCATTCGCTTCTTCAGGAAATACCTGGGGAGAAACTCTCAAATGAATCAAGAAGAAACCTTTTTGTTTCCAGGCATTGCTGCTCAAGTGCCACTTTTAGACACGGACACTCTACAAAGATTTCATTCGAAATATGTGAGGGTGCCCTCCAGTAAGATGTGGAAAGAGGAGTTCTTGGAGGGTTTTGCAAATGATCTCTTGGAGGCCATGAGGACTGTGAGTGACAAAAATGGTGGTATGGTGATTGAAGACTTCCAGATGGTGGATGTGTGTAGCATCATCGTCCCTTTCACTCCGCCTGATCCGTGCagttttcagtttctgttcgGGAACAACCAGGCAAGTGACCTGCAGCTAGATATGCAAGTACGCGGTCAAATAAAGCTGTTGGAAAAAAGGGCGGCCAAAGACGGCTGCCCCTGTCAGTCCCCCGATGTAGAGGATGATGATATGGTCTGCCTGCTGCATTGTGAGGCAGAGAAAGTTAAGGTGaaagtttgtgatgtttttgatgACCCGCTTTGTGTGAAAGACTCCCCGTTCCTGTCACAGTCAAAGGTAATCAGATGGTTTCAGAGCACCGTCAAACAGGCATGGGCACAGATCTCACACAAGTATGAATTTGAACTTAATATACGCTACATTGATGCGCCGGGTGCTCTGGTAGTTCGATTCAGATCAGGGAAGAAGATTAGCTTCAGTATGAATCCAGTGGTTAAATTCAACAATGATGCTCATTTCTTCATCACTCCTTGCTCCCCGACAAACTTGGATACTTTCTGGACTCTCTCCCTGACCAACTATGAGGATTCtttcttcaaaaacatttccaaaagtcTGCCTGAGAACTCATGCCACAGTCAAGTTCTTGAAATTGTCAGTTTCCTTCACAGGAGACAAACGGCTCTTTCAGGAAGTAGTGCCCTCAAGGAATTTCATTTCAGAGCTACACTGATGCATCTGCTTTTGACCACGGAGGCGTCACAGTGGAAACCCGAGCAGGTGGCTTATAGGCTGCAAGACTTACTGGTCTTCATGG
This window of the Labrus mixtus chromosome 2, fLabMix1.1, whole genome shotgun sequence genome carries:
- the LOC132984319 gene encoding calcium homeostasis modulator protein 1; this encodes MDKFRMMFQFLQSNQESFMNGICGIMALASAQMYTSFEFNCPCMPEYNYTYGIGLLTIPPIWFFMLGFVMNNNVSVLAEEWKRPTGKRRKDPTILRYMFCSITQRSLIAPAVWVSVTLMDGKSFLCAFSINLDLEKITGNYSLFRGMSEAERVRLLARIPCKDLFDQHEIRVAASRYIKCFSQACGWMFLLMMTLTAFLIRAIRPCFTQAAFLKTKYWSHYIDIERKMFDDTCKEHAKSFAKVCIQQYFEGISGEIRSFHGHRSSKYDSDDEDEDKRKGDEEKLLGIRAQDDMNKVLWNWHACKPALALRKDEIDGENNGKLNGVANGAANGFVKGHTPEVEKREWAVYYSKV
- the LOC132984309 gene encoding inositol 1,4,5-trisphosphate receptor-interacting protein, with translation MQDTLLRVFVVAVGLLTCPRDDPGVQERDDITSVGMQKHEERQQMGGEKVHHEMASVNEEMTHTDSEGPLDDGQNIAEEEYQAEKPHMSEDVTALKTSQLEHKQEGNSEMGMESKTGEDVQADDSFRDLNRPQGTRVKPEEVVLSSKEQSHLHTKTSENEASDAAWERDFLWYLWNTCSIISIIRFFRKYLGRNSQMNQEETFLFPGIAAQVPLLDTDTLQRFHSKYVRVPSSKMWKEEFLEGFANDLLEAMRTVSDKNGGMVIEDFQMVDVCSIIVPFTPPDPCSFQFLFGNNQASDLQLDMQVRGQIKLLEKRAAKDGCPCQSPDVEDDDMVCLLHCEAEKVKVKVCDVFDDPLCVKDSPFLSQSKVIRWFQSTVKQAWAQISHKYEFELNIRYIDAPGALVVRFRSGKKISFSMNPVVKFNNDAHFFITPCSPTNLDTFWTLSLTNYEDSFFKNISKSLPENSCHSQVLEIVSFLHRRQTALSGSSALKEFHFRATLMHLLLTTEASQWKPEQVAYRLQDLLVFMERSLQKKLLHHALIGNPLAGTVIQLPAYFTQAESVNLFHPLVVHNCMYRCALVHFQEMLKNAHVLIHDYIEQRVDNAECSV